The genomic segment GCGGCGTAGGTGAGCTTGTCCACGCGCAGCGCGCGGAACAGCGGGTTGGCGCGGATGCGCGCGATCGCGTCGGCGCGTCCGCTGATGATGCCCGCCTGCGGGCCGCCGAGCAGCTTGTCGCCGCTGTAGGTGACCACGTCCACGCCGGCGCGCAGGCTGTCGTCCACGCCCGGCTCGCCCTCGATGCCCACCGAGCGCAGGTCGAACAGCGCCCCCGAGCCCAGGTCCTCCATCACCGGAACCTTGTGCTTGCGGCCGAGCTTGACCAATTCCGGCAGAGAGGGCTGCTCGGTGAAGCCCACGATCTGAAAATTCGACCGGTGGACGCGCAGCAGCAGCCGCGTGCGTTCGCCGATGGCGCGTTCGTAGTCGGCCAGGCGCGTACGATTGGTGGCGCCGACTTCGCGCAGGACCGCGCCGGACTTCGCCATGATCTCCGGAATCCGGAACGATCCGCCAATCTCCACCAGCTCGCCGCGCGAGACGACGACCTCGCCGCCTTCGCCCAGCGTATTGAGCGCCAGCAGCACGGCCGCGGCGTTGTTGTTGACGACCACCGTGGCCACGTCTTTGCCCACGCCGGTTGCGGCGAACAGGCGCGAAAACAGCGACTGCGCGTGAACGTCGCGCTTGCCACGCTCGCCGGTCTCGAGGTCGAACTCGAGGTTGGTGAAGCGCGTCGCGGTGGCGGAAATGTGTTCGGCGGCAGCCGAGGCCAGCGGCGCGCGTCCCAGATTGGTGTGCAGCACGACGCCGGTGGCGTTGATCACGTTGCGCAGCGCGGGCGCAAGCGCGCGGCGCAGTTCGCGCTCCACTGCGCCGGCGAGGGCGTCGGTCGAGAGCGCCAGCTCCAGGCGCGCGGCGTCGAGCGTCTTCTGCGCGATCTGGCGCCGCAGCGAGGCGAGCACGGTACGGGCCGCCTCGGCCACTGCAGCATGGCCTTCGCGGTTAGCGAGCGCGGCAATGCGCTCCAGCCGCATGAGCTCATCCACCGCAGGCAGCTTGCGGAACAGGTCCGACTTGGCGGATGCTTTCACCCGCCGGAATTATAACGATCCGGCGATCCGGTCATCGGCGACCTGGACATCTACGTCGGCCACGCCGACGACAACCGCGAGCTGGACCATTGCGTCGGTCAGCGTTCAATCAGTGTGCCCTCGCTGCCAGACTGACCGACTGGCCGGCTGACCGACTCCAACCAGGCAACAGCACCGCAATTCACCCGTCATACACTGATGCCGGCGCGGTGTGCGCCGTGCATGCTGGACCGGATTACGCCGCTCGTCATCACTTACAACGAAGCGCCCAACCTGCGGCGCACGCTGGACAAGCTTGCCTGGGCGCGCGACATCCTGATCGTTGACAGCTTCAGCACCGACGAGACGCTTGCCATCGCGCGCTCGTTTCCGCAAGTCCGCGTGGTGCAGCGCGGGTTCGATACGTTTGCCACGCAGTGCAACTTCGGACTCGCACATGTCCGCAGCGAGTGGGTGCTTTCCTTCGACGCCGACTACGTGCTGACCGACGAGCTGCGCGCGGAAATTGCGGCGCTCGATCCCGATGGCTCGGTGGCCGGATACCGCGCGCGCTTCCGTTATTGCATTCAGGGACACACTCTGCGGGCAAGCCTCTATCCGCCGCGCATGGTGCTGTATCGTCGCGCGAAAGCGCGCTATCGCGACGAAGGGCACGGGCATCGCGTTGAGGTCGACGGCGACGTGCGCGAGCTGGGCGGCTACGTGCTGCACGACGACCGCAAGCCGCTGGAGCGCTGGCTCGCCGAACAGAATCGCTATGCGCTGCGCGAAGCCGAGCACCTGCTGGCCACGCCGGTGTGGCAATTGAATCGCGCCGACCGGATCCGCCGCAAAGTGGTGCTGGCGCCGGCGATGGTCTTCTTCTACACGCTGATCGGCCAGAGATTGATTTCCGACGGCCTGCCCGGCTGGATCTACGTGGCGCAGCGGACGACGGCGGAGCTGATCTTGTCGATGAGGTTGGCGGAGCGGAAGCTAGGAGTTGGGCGTTAGTGCCGCTGGCTTCGCCAGCTTAACGGTCCATTCCGCAAACAACCCACAGCTTACGCTGTGCTACAAAACTGCCGCTGGCTTCGCCAGCTGCGCGGACGGCGGCGCCCGCGCCACGCGGACCTATCCCACTTCGACGAGCCCATATCTCCGCTGCCAGTGCGACTTCAGATGCTGAATCGCCTGGGCGGCTTCCTCCTTGCTCACGTCTTTCGCGGCGCCTGACACTACATCGGCGGCTTCGCGCTTGGCGTGCTCCAGCAGCTCGCGGTCGCGCAGGATGTTGGCCACGCGGAAGTCGGGCATGCCGGCCTGGCGCGTGCCGAAGACTTCGCCCGGGCCGCGCTGTTCCAGGTCGAGTTCGGCGATCTCGAAGCCGTTGGTGGTGCGCACCATGGCGTCAAGCCGTCGCTCGGCTTCTTCGGTCACTTTGCCGCCGGTCATGAGCACGCAGAAGGACTTGGCGCTGCCGCGGCCGATGCGTCCACGCAACTGATGCAACTGTGACAAGCCGAAGCGCTCGGCGTGCTCGACGACCATGATGTTGGCGTTGGGCACGTCCACGCCGACTTCGATCACGGTGGTGGAGACGAGCACGTCGATTTCGCCGCGCTGGAAGCGGCGCATCACGATTTCTTTGTCGTCGGGCGGCAGACGGCCGTGCAGCAGCCCGACGCGCAGGCCGGGGAAGACCTGCTTGCGCAGTTTCTCGTACATCTGCTCGGCGGCCTTCAGGCTGGCGGCGGTCTTCTTCTTGTCTGCTTTCTCCGCCGTGAGCGCGAAGTCGAGCGCGGGCTGCTCGTCGTCGCGGCCCTCGATGACGGGATAGACGATGTAGGCCTGATGGCCGGCTGCGACCTGCTTGCGCACGAAGTCCCAGACTTCGCTGGAGCGCTCGTCGGAGATGCGGCGCGTCACGATGGGCGAGCGGCCGGGCGGAAGCTCGTCGAGCAGGCTCACGTCGAGGTCGCCGTAGAGGGTGAGCGCGAGCGTACGCGGGATGGGCGTGGCGGTCATGACGAGCACGTCGGGCTCGGGATCGGCGGCGGCGGCGGCGGGCGGGCCGGCGGGCTTCTTCATCAGCTTGAAGCGCTGCATCACGCCGAAGCGATGCTGCTCGTCGACGATGACCAGGCCGAGCCGAGCGAATTCCACCTTCTCTTCGATCAGCGCGTGGGTGCCGATGACGAGTTGCGCGTCGCCGCGGGCGATGTGACGGCGCGTGCTCCGCTTGGCCTCCAGGTCGAGCGAGCCGGTGAGCAGCACGATGCGGTATCCGGCGTTCTCCAGAATGCGGCGGGCGGAGAGGTAATGCTGCGTGGCCAGAATTTCGGTGGGCGCCATGAGCGCCACCTGGTATCCGTTTTCGATGGCGATGATGGCGGCCTCGAGCGCGACGATGGTCTTGCCCGAGCCGACATCGCCCTGGAGCAGGCGGCGCATGGGCGTGGGCTGCGCCATGTCGTCCGCAATTTCTTTCAGTACGCGCTTCTGGGCGGCCGTCGGATGGAACGGCAGGATGCGCTTGATGGCGGCGCGGACCTTGTCGTCGAGCGCGAAGCCGATGCCCGGCTGCGCGCGCAGGCGGCGGCGCTTCAGCTCCAGGCCAAGCTCGAGGAAGAACAATTCCTCGAAAATCAGGCGGCGATGCGCGGGGGTGCGCGCGTCGCGCAGGTCGAGCAGGCTCTCGCCAGGCCCGGGCCAGTGCGCTTCCTGGAACGCCTGGCGGCGCGGGGGCAGCGCGAGGCGGCGTCGAATCGCGGCGGGGACGGCGTCGGGAATGTCGGCGGCCAGGTCCTGGAGCGCGCCGTGGATGATGCGCCGGAACCAGCGCGAGGTGAGCTTGCCCTGCCACGCTGATTCGTAAATGGGAACGATGCGGCCGATCTCCAGCGAGACCCAATTCGACGAATCGGCGGCATCGTCGCGCGCCCCACGTCTGCCGACACGGGGCAGACGCGGGGCGCCCTGGGCATCATCGTTATCGTGCGAGGCGCCTGCGCCGTCGGGTTCGCCGAGGATTTCAAATTGCGGCTGGACAATCTGGAGGCCGCGTCCTTTGAATCCTTCTTCGACCTTGCCGTAGAGGGCCACGATCTGGCCGGGCCTGAACTTGTCTTTGAGATACGTGGCGTTGAACCAGGTGCACTTCAGCGTGGGCCGGGCGCGCATGAGCCCGGCGCGGAGCGCGGGGGCATCCTGGTCATGGCCAGGCGGCGCTGTGGCAGCGGTTTGCAATAACAAATTCTCGATCTGGCCCGCCGTCATCTCGAAAATCGGCATGCGCCTGGTGCGGAACAGGCCGGAAGACCGCACTTCGGCGATGACGGTGGCCATCTCGCCGGGACGAAGTTCGGCGATGGAGCGGGGATTGAGGCGGTCTTCGTAGCGGAACGGCAGGTAGTAGAGCAGGTCTTCGACGCTGTGGATGCCCTTGGTGGCGAGCGCGCCGGCCAGGCGCGGGCCAATGCCCTTCACGTACTTCACCGCGGTGTGCAATTCCAGCATCCAAAGCGATGGTAACTCAGCGCATGCGACGCAACCTGCTCAAGTCCCTGGCGGCGGTGCTGGCGGGCAACGCGATTTATTTCCTGCTGCTGGCGCCGTATGCGCCACCGGCGGCGCGCCACCAGCCGCTTCGTCCTGACCTGGGATTGCTGCTGGACTTCGGCCTATGCGTGATCGTCTATGCGGCGCTGCAGTGGGCTGATCGGCGGTGGAGCCGGTGATGCGGCCCACTGGCTAGTACCCCCTGCCCCCCCGGGGCGCCTTCTATTGTTTGCAACGAGTTGCGCGGCTCTTTTCCGGCAAAATATTGAGCGGAGATGGTTTAAGACCGAGGTCTTAAACCCAAGCGGCCCAGTCAGTTGTCAAATAACAAGCCCGGCTGCCGCGAGGCT from the Terriglobales bacterium genome contains:
- the selA gene encoding L-seryl-tRNA(Sec) selenium transferase — encoded protein: MKASAKSDLFRKLPAVDELMRLERIAALANREGHAAVAEAARTVLASLRRQIAQKTLDAARLELALSTDALAGAVERELRRALAPALRNVINATGVVLHTNLGRAPLASAAAEHISATATRFTNLEFDLETGERGKRDVHAQSLFSRLFAATGVGKDVATVVVNNNAAAVLLALNTLGEGGEVVVSRGELVEIGGSFRIPEIMAKSGAVLREVGATNRTRLADYERAIGERTRLLLRVHRSNFQIVGFTEQPSLPELVKLGRKHKVPVMEDLGSGALFDLRSVGIEGEPGVDDSLRAGVDVVTYSGDKLLGGPQAGIISGRADAIARIRANPLFRALRVDKLTYAALQITLLAYLRQDHDAIPALRMLRLGAAGIGVRANALARQLAGSKELRAEVIEGESITGGGAAPAATLPTRLLAVTCANLSAGELAARLRAATPPVIARVEEGRVLLDLRTVFPDEDTAVLRALTSACS
- a CDS encoding glycosyltransferase family 2 protein — its product is MPARCAPCMLDRITPLVITYNEAPNLRRTLDKLAWARDILIVDSFSTDETLAIARSFPQVRVVQRGFDTFATQCNFGLAHVRSEWVLSFDADYVLTDELRAEIAALDPDGSVAGYRARFRYCIQGHTLRASLYPPRMVLYRRAKARYRDEGHGHRVEVDGDVRELGGYVLHDDRKPLERWLAEQNRYALREAEHLLATPVWQLNRADRIRRKVVLAPAMVFFYTLIGQRLISDGLPGWIYVAQRTTAELILSMRLAERKLGVGR
- the recG gene encoding ATP-dependent DNA helicase RecG, producing MLELHTAVKYVKGIGPRLAGALATKGIHSVEDLLYYLPFRYEDRLNPRSIAELRPGEMATVIAEVRSSGLFRTRRMPIFEMTAGQIENLLLQTAATAPPGHDQDAPALRAGLMRARPTLKCTWFNATYLKDKFRPGQIVALYGKVEEGFKGRGLQIVQPQFEILGEPDGAGASHDNDDAQGAPRLPRVGRRGARDDAADSSNWVSLEIGRIVPIYESAWQGKLTSRWFRRIIHGALQDLAADIPDAVPAAIRRRLALPPRRQAFQEAHWPGPGESLLDLRDARTPAHRRLIFEELFFLELGLELKRRRLRAQPGIGFALDDKVRAAIKRILPFHPTAAQKRVLKEIADDMAQPTPMRRLLQGDVGSGKTIVALEAAIIAIENGYQVALMAPTEILATQHYLSARRILENAGYRIVLLTGSLDLEAKRSTRRHIARGDAQLVIGTHALIEEKVEFARLGLVIVDEQHRFGVMQRFKLMKKPAGPPAAAAADPEPDVLVMTATPIPRTLALTLYGDLDVSLLDELPPGRSPIVTRRISDERSSEVWDFVRKQVAAGHQAYIVYPVIEGRDDEQPALDFALTAEKADKKKTAASLKAAEQMYEKLRKQVFPGLRVGLLHGRLPPDDKEIVMRRFQRGEIDVLVSTTVIEVGVDVPNANIMVVEHAERFGLSQLHQLRGRIGRGSAKSFCVLMTGGKVTEEAERRLDAMVRTTNGFEIAELDLEQRGPGEVFGTRQAGMPDFRVANILRDRELLEHAKREAADVVSGAAKDVSKEEAAQAIQHLKSHWQRRYGLVEVG